A window of the Thalassoglobus sp. JC818 genome harbors these coding sequences:
- a CDS encoding protein kinase: MSESQEEPLSIYCPACNESFVRVQADTLCPQCGMPISAGDNSYLKTMLWKSAEEWMSRSEALQDAKDRRIEALIGKTLEKYFLQSLLGRGGMGWVFLGRHLQLNRSCAVKVLSPDLVSRDPDYLDRFCTEGQAAASIVHPNVVTVHAIGQTDDLNFLEMEYVPGKSLQTEIRNGPLLIPRATFLALGIANGLAAAHRLGIVHRDLKPDNVLLTHHGIPKISDFGLAKRLHGNSYFEMPGTLAGTPHFMAPELFSGVEASPASDVYALGVCFYYMLAGKLPFPRRKMQDLVSAATTETAPNIREHRPELPLELCECLGLMMEKSPQNRPRDGIEASQLLQAVLGQTRDLESLMHEAFDHTRHVSWVRRGEQYQIDVSLPDERKQTVFVTHSNHRYHERLLQIYSVCCPAEPHYFSAALRLNSRISHGALALRDVDDQEYFVITCSYPRSTVDGEEIQKSVLEIASHADAVELLLTGKDVN; this comes from the coding sequence GTGTCGGAATCTCAAGAAGAGCCGTTGTCGATCTACTGTCCCGCCTGCAACGAATCGTTTGTTCGTGTGCAGGCAGACACGCTGTGCCCGCAATGTGGAATGCCGATTTCCGCAGGCGACAATTCTTATCTTAAGACGATGCTCTGGAAGTCCGCCGAAGAATGGATGAGCCGATCGGAGGCGCTGCAAGACGCCAAGGATCGACGGATCGAAGCGCTCATCGGAAAGACTCTTGAAAAGTACTTCTTGCAGTCGCTGCTTGGCCGAGGCGGAATGGGATGGGTCTTTCTCGGAAGACATTTGCAACTCAATCGATCGTGCGCTGTCAAAGTCCTCTCACCGGATCTTGTCTCCCGAGATCCCGATTACCTCGATCGATTCTGCACCGAGGGTCAGGCGGCCGCTTCGATCGTGCACCCGAATGTCGTCACTGTGCATGCGATCGGTCAGACAGACGATCTCAACTTTCTTGAAATGGAATACGTCCCGGGGAAATCGCTGCAGACAGAAATCCGAAACGGTCCACTTCTCATTCCTCGTGCGACGTTTCTGGCACTCGGAATTGCGAACGGATTGGCGGCAGCTCACCGTTTGGGAATTGTTCATCGCGATTTGAAACCGGACAACGTTCTCCTGACGCATCACGGAATTCCGAAGATCAGCGACTTCGGGCTGGCGAAGCGTCTGCACGGGAACTCCTATTTCGAGATGCCGGGAACGTTGGCAGGGACGCCGCACTTCATGGCTCCCGAACTCTTCAGTGGAGTCGAAGCTTCGCCTGCGAGTGATGTCTACGCGTTGGGTGTCTGCTTCTATTACATGCTCGCTGGAAAGTTGCCGTTCCCTCGACGGAAAATGCAGGATCTCGTCTCCGCAGCGACGACCGAGACAGCCCCCAACATTCGTGAACACCGCCCGGAACTTCCACTCGAGCTGTGCGAGTGCCTCGGACTAATGATGGAGAAAAGCCCGCAGAATCGTCCTCGAGACGGGATTGAAGCTTCGCAGCTTCTTCAAGCGGTCCTTGGTCAAACTCGAGATCTTGAATCATTGATGCACGAAGCATTCGATCATACGCGTCATGTCAGCTGGGTGCGTCGCGGTGAACAGTATCAGATTGATGTCTCGCTCCCTGACGAGCGAAAGCAAACCGTCTTCGTCACTCACAGCAACCATCGGTATCACGAGCGACTCTTGCAGATTTACAGCGTCTGCTGCCCGGCGGAACCTCACTACTTCTCAGCTGCTCTGAGATTGAATTCTCGAATCTCACACGGAGCACTGGCCCTGCGAGATGTTGATGATCAAGAGTACTTCGTGATCACCTGCTCCTATCCGCGATCGACCGTCGACGGAGAAGAGATCCAAAAGAGCGTTCTCGAAATCGCCTCGCATGCTGACGCTGTCGAACTTCTGCTGACAGGCAAAGACGTCAACTGA
- a CDS encoding type I 3-dehydroquinate dehydratase, giving the protein MICITVTPSSRTLAKADLLNAARHGDIIELCLDHFSKDPDIEDLISAVDKPIVVSCRRKQDGGQWEGTEEDRLLLLRRAIAAGPAYIELDLDIANDVPRFGSTQRVISFTRLDRPETDIDRIFDDAANARADIVKFTWPTPTLGAAWPLLVAVSQKRRLPVVGMGLGRPELTFSLLGLRYGSPWIYAALEKGMEAHDGQATVFELNDTYHASDIDSKTRFIAVSGFGESQTLTTRVLNAAFKELDMNVRCLPIELEDVSDLKRMLDILKIRAIIVGNQHGSAILDLADHVDAHDSESGYLNLLLKRDNGWHGYNTLWRSGLKALESVISETGKSLSKMNLLVIGNGGIADSIVYALTRREGMVSVCGPKDKLAQQTAQKNSCRFVPYQNLYETLADVIIIADPNISMGSQHGQINPSVIKADMTMLDVSDLPFETEFMAEARERGAHTINTAGIYTQLLEAQFKAISGKDLPESAFLKGLSES; this is encoded by the coding sequence GTGATCTGTATCACCGTCACCCCTTCATCACGAACGTTGGCCAAAGCTGATCTTCTGAACGCCGCGCGGCACGGTGACATTATCGAGTTGTGCCTCGATCACTTCAGCAAAGACCCCGACATTGAAGATCTCATCAGTGCTGTCGACAAGCCCATTGTTGTCTCCTGCCGACGGAAACAGGATGGAGGTCAATGGGAAGGGACGGAAGAAGACCGGCTGCTGCTGCTGCGTCGTGCGATTGCAGCAGGTCCTGCTTACATTGAGTTGGATCTCGATATCGCGAACGATGTGCCCCGCTTTGGATCGACTCAACGGGTGATCAGCTTCACACGTCTTGATCGACCGGAGACGGATATCGACAGAATCTTCGACGACGCAGCCAACGCTCGTGCCGACATCGTCAAATTCACATGGCCAACGCCAACGCTCGGAGCTGCGTGGCCGTTGCTTGTTGCTGTCAGTCAAAAGAGAAGATTGCCAGTCGTGGGGATGGGATTGGGGCGACCGGAATTAACGTTCTCGCTTCTCGGACTCCGCTACGGTTCTCCGTGGATCTACGCAGCGCTCGAAAAGGGAATGGAAGCACACGATGGTCAGGCCACCGTATTTGAGTTGAACGACACCTACCATGCTTCCGACATCGATTCGAAAACTCGCTTCATCGCTGTGTCAGGATTTGGCGAGTCCCAGACTTTGACCACTCGCGTTCTCAATGCAGCTTTCAAAGAACTTGACATGAATGTGCGGTGTTTGCCGATCGAGCTTGAAGACGTTAGTGATCTGAAGCGGATGCTCGACATTCTGAAAATTCGAGCCATCATCGTCGGGAATCAACACGGCTCGGCCATTCTCGATCTCGCCGATCATGTGGACGCACACGACTCCGAGAGCGGTTACCTCAACCTGCTCCTCAAACGCGATAACGGTTGGCACGGTTACAACACACTTTGGAGAAGCGGGCTGAAAGCACTCGAATCAGTGATTTCAGAGACCGGCAAGTCGCTGTCGAAAATGAATCTGCTCGTCATCGGCAACGGAGGAATTGCTGACTCGATTGTCTACGCGCTCACGCGTCGGGAAGGGATGGTGAGCGTGTGCGGTCCGAAGGACAAACTCGCCCAGCAGACAGCTCAGAAGAATTCCTGTCGCTTCGTCCCCTATCAGAATCTCTACGAGACGTTGGCCGACGTGATCATCATCGCTGACCCGAACATCTCGATGGGGTCTCAGCACGGGCAGATCAATCCATCGGTCATCAAAGCGGACATGACCATGCTCGACGTCAGTGATCTTCCCTTTGAAACTGAGTTCATGGCCGAAGCCAGAGAGCGCGGCGCTCACACAATCAACACTGCCGGGATTTACACACAACTTCTCGAAGCGCAGTTCAAAGCGATCTCAGGAAAAGACTTGCCTGAGTCCGCGTTCCTCAAAGGTCTCAGTGAATCCTGA
- a CDS encoding sugar porter family MFS transporter: MNQRIFIWSLTSALAGFLFGFDTVVISGAEKTIQELWGLSDQMHGLAMSMALWGTVVGSLVGAWPTDTLGRKPTLLWIGVLYFISAVWSGLAENVNSFMIARFLGGLGVGISTVAAPLYISEISPPNLRGRLAGMFQFNIVFGILIAFLSNHLLAGVGENAWRWMLGIEAFPALIYTLMCLTIPESPRWLIGHKDDLEAGRRTLQLIEPEVTDDELSRQIHTIQNASHKTSAKEPFWTARLKKPITLAILIAFFNQLSGINAILYFAPRIFELTGLGEQAALLQSIGIGITNLIFTFVGLWLIDRLGRRTLLLIGSIGYILSLGLCSWAFYSGNVSIVPACIFAFIAAHAVGQGAVIWVFISEIFPNQFRGAGQSLGSFTHWICAAMLTMFFPRMVTHFAPGSVFLFFMFMMVLQLIWVLTMVPETKGVPLEEIERQLGIRPADEETPAN, translated from the coding sequence ATGAATCAACGTATTTTCATCTGGTCACTCACCTCTGCACTTGCAGGCTTTCTGTTTGGATTTGACACAGTCGTCATCTCAGGAGCCGAGAAAACCATTCAGGAGTTATGGGGACTCAGTGACCAAATGCACGGTCTGGCGATGAGTATGGCCCTGTGGGGCACCGTCGTCGGTTCACTCGTGGGTGCCTGGCCGACCGATACTCTCGGACGCAAACCGACTCTGTTGTGGATTGGAGTTCTCTATTTCATCTCCGCTGTCTGGTCTGGACTGGCGGAGAACGTCAACTCCTTCATGATCGCACGTTTTCTGGGAGGCTTAGGAGTCGGCATCTCAACTGTTGCGGCTCCATTATACATCTCAGAAATCAGTCCGCCGAATTTACGCGGGCGTCTGGCAGGCATGTTTCAGTTCAACATTGTCTTCGGAATTCTGATCGCCTTCCTGTCGAATCATCTTCTCGCTGGCGTAGGAGAAAATGCGTGGCGATGGATGCTGGGGATCGAAGCTTTTCCCGCTCTGATCTACACGCTGATGTGTCTAACGATTCCGGAAAGTCCTCGTTGGTTGATCGGACACAAGGACGATCTCGAAGCAGGCCGGCGCACTCTTCAACTCATTGAACCAGAAGTCACCGACGACGAGCTGTCGCGGCAGATTCACACCATTCAAAATGCATCACACAAGACGTCAGCAAAAGAACCCTTCTGGACAGCACGACTCAAAAAGCCGATCACGCTGGCGATTCTGATTGCCTTCTTCAATCAGCTTTCAGGGATCAATGCGATCCTTTACTTCGCTCCACGAATTTTCGAGCTGACCGGACTCGGTGAACAAGCTGCACTGCTGCAGTCGATCGGGATCGGAATCACCAATCTGATCTTCACGTTTGTGGGGCTGTGGCTGATCGATCGACTGGGCCGCAGAACACTCCTGCTGATCGGTTCGATCGGGTACATCCTTTCTCTCGGGCTGTGTTCCTGGGCCTTCTATTCAGGCAACGTTTCGATCGTCCCAGCTTGCATCTTTGCCTTCATCGCAGCCCATGCTGTCGGGCAAGGTGCCGTGATCTGGGTCTTCATTTCCGAAATCTTCCCGAACCAGTTTCGCGGAGCAGGGCAGTCACTGGGAAGCTTCACTCACTGGATCTGCGCAGCCATGCTGACGATGTTCTTCCCGCGAATGGTGACACATTTCGCTCCGGGTTCCGTCTTCCTCTTCTTCATGTTCATGATGGTTCTTCAACTGATTTGGGTCCTCACCATGGTTCCCGAAACCAAAGGAGTTCCCCTTGAAGAAATCGAACGGCAGCTGGGAATCCGTCCTGCCGACGAAGAAACTCCTGCGAACTGA
- the aroB gene encoding 3-dehydroquinate synthase — MSAGSEQNESQNVHVRLGDRSYDIVIGNGILPQVEELVSSWLHLDSSTKGTRTVLIVTDSNVVDWAKRVQSSFDASGWKSRVFEFAAGESSKKISTIVEAWDALVDFQADRRTVVISVGGGVVGDAGGFIAATYARGIPFIQVPTTLLATVDSAVGGKVGINHPKAKNLIGAFHQPCGVVIDTETLSTLPDREYRSGLAEVVKYGVILDEEFFSFLEQNIHSLNERASNVLRMAIARSCELKAKVVEEDEFETTGLRAILNYGHTFAHAFEALAGYGELLHGEAVSIGMVYASRLAEKCGRIEQPETEKQVHLLESLHLPTNLSSPESISLTDVIDRMRLDKKTVGGRLRFILPTRIGHVELIDDVDETLVIETLREGGLSE; from the coding sequence GTGTCCGCAGGCAGTGAACAGAATGAGTCCCAAAATGTCCACGTTCGCTTGGGAGACCGCAGCTACGATATTGTCATCGGAAATGGAATTCTGCCGCAGGTTGAGGAACTGGTTTCAAGCTGGCTTCACCTCGATTCCTCAACCAAGGGAACGCGAACCGTTCTAATTGTGACAGACTCGAACGTGGTTGACTGGGCCAAACGTGTTCAGAGTTCATTCGATGCTTCCGGTTGGAAGTCTCGAGTCTTTGAGTTCGCCGCTGGTGAGAGTTCCAAGAAGATTTCGACGATCGTCGAAGCTTGGGACGCACTCGTCGATTTTCAGGCAGACCGCCGGACTGTTGTGATCTCCGTCGGTGGGGGAGTTGTTGGAGATGCTGGCGGATTCATCGCAGCGACTTACGCTCGCGGAATTCCGTTCATTCAGGTTCCGACCACGCTCTTGGCCACGGTCGACAGTGCCGTTGGTGGGAAGGTCGGGATCAATCATCCGAAAGCGAAGAATCTTATCGGAGCTTTCCATCAGCCGTGCGGAGTGGTGATCGATACGGAAACACTCAGCACTCTTCCGGATCGCGAGTATCGATCCGGATTGGCGGAAGTGGTCAAGTATGGCGTCATTCTCGATGAAGAGTTCTTTTCTTTCCTTGAACAGAATATTCACTCGCTGAATGAACGTGCTTCGAATGTTCTTAGAATGGCCATCGCTCGAAGCTGTGAGCTGAAAGCCAAAGTTGTGGAAGAAGACGAATTCGAGACAACCGGCTTACGGGCGATTCTCAACTACGGTCACACCTTCGCCCACGCTTTCGAAGCTCTCGCTGGCTATGGGGAACTGCTTCACGGCGAAGCGGTTTCGATCGGGATGGTCTACGCAAGTCGTCTCGCTGAGAAATGCGGACGCATCGAACAACCAGAGACCGAAAAGCAGGTCCATCTCCTCGAATCACTTCACTTGCCGACGAATCTCTCTTCTCCCGAGTCGATCAGTTTAACGGACGTCATCGACAGAATGCGTCTCGACAAAAAGACCGTCGGCGGGCGCTTGCGATTCATTCTTCCGACCCGAATTGGACACGTCGAACTGATCGATGATGTCGACGAAACGCTTGTGATCGAAACGCTTCGCGAGGGAGGCCTCTCGGAGTAA
- a CDS encoding CHAD domain-containing protein: MNVAFQIEPDRPECDEVRRVAVEQLTEAKRLVAELDSDQARSIHLLRRCFKRLRALLRLARPMMPNTCQIENRIFRDQARRISAIRDADSLTETLTWVEKKLATKVSDKEVAAIRSVCSQQHSDVDTTELQTSLLDQIQTAIDRTSNWKPENTGKNLIDGFEKTYRQSRKAMRKASKSRAIQDFHEWRKLVKYHWHQCQLLSKFGEDVIAARLRPAKNIASKLGDDHDLALFIEMMTTQPTKSAFRKSGVRRSTLKRVVKLCRKKRDRLETAALHTGKRLFSKSSILR; the protein is encoded by the coding sequence ATGAACGTGGCATTCCAGATTGAACCCGACCGGCCAGAGTGTGATGAAGTGCGTCGCGTAGCTGTGGAACAACTGACCGAAGCGAAACGTCTGGTTGCAGAGCTTGATTCCGATCAAGCACGATCAATTCACTTGCTTCGACGATGCTTCAAAAGACTTCGGGCGCTTCTCCGCCTTGCTCGTCCGATGATGCCGAATACCTGTCAAATCGAGAACAGAATCTTTCGCGATCAAGCCCGAAGAATCTCTGCAATTCGTGATGCAGATTCGCTTACGGAAACGCTCACCTGGGTCGAGAAAAAACTCGCTACCAAAGTTTCGGACAAGGAGGTTGCCGCGATTCGTTCGGTTTGCAGTCAGCAGCACTCCGACGTCGATACAACCGAACTTCAAACTTCGCTTCTCGATCAGATTCAAACAGCCATCGACCGCACTTCCAATTGGAAACCTGAAAACACTGGTAAGAATTTGATCGACGGTTTTGAGAAGACATACCGTCAAAGTCGAAAGGCGATGCGGAAGGCATCGAAGTCGCGGGCCATCCAAGATTTCCACGAGTGGAGAAAGCTCGTCAAATACCATTGGCACCAGTGTCAGCTGCTGTCGAAGTTCGGCGAAGATGTCATCGCTGCACGGCTTCGCCCTGCAAAGAACATTGCTTCCAAGCTGGGTGACGACCATGATTTGGCACTCTTCATCGAGATGATGACGACGCAGCCCACGAAGTCTGCGTTTCGAAAATCAGGAGTCCGTCGAAGCACGTTGAAAAGAGTCGTGAAGCTTTGCCGTAAGAAAAGAGATCGACTCGAAACAGCTGCACTTCATACTGGAAAACGACTGTTTTCGAAATCATCGATTCTTCGCTGA
- the serA gene encoding phosphoglycerate dehydrogenase gives MYRVLVSDNLSPIGLKLLEDHPEIDLVYEPEIHKDPSALKEALATADGVVIRSGTKLTEDVLSGQKRLKVVARAGVGVDNVDLVAATRQGIVVSNTPDGNTLSTAEQTIAMMMGLCRNIGPASQSMREGRWDRKLFTGTQLAGKTVGVIGLGRIGLAVARRCNGLEMNVLGYDPFLSEDRAAEQKIELYRDIDELLVKCDLVTVHTPLTDETRGLINSERLKKMKKGVRLVNCARGGIIDEEALLEGLESGQVGGAALDVYVTEKAGANDKLASYPNVLCTPHLGASTEEAQEQVAVEAAEIVCNFLTRNEIRSAVNMVPISGKELEAAKAYLDLAYRLGLMLAQLAGSEGIKGAELQYRGEVTSQPVKLITSAFTSGLLSAALDDTVSIVNSDVTAKDRGIAISQTSTSETGAFATMIAATVRTDQREITAGGTTFGNDFLRLVKLNDYQLDAYLDGLMLIYRHKDVPGLIGAIGTTFGKHQVNISHMALGREKNEPGGEAVAVLNLDNAPSEEALQEVQSHPDVTGVQLVNLPPAKAPLPWLGL, from the coding sequence ATGTATCGCGTCCTTGTCAGCGACAACCTATCCCCAATTGGTCTGAAACTCCTTGAAGATCATCCGGAGATCGATCTGGTTTATGAGCCAGAGATTCACAAGGACCCCAGCGCACTGAAAGAGGCACTCGCGACAGCTGATGGAGTCGTGATCCGAAGTGGAACGAAACTGACCGAAGACGTTCTCAGTGGCCAGAAACGGCTGAAAGTCGTTGCCCGTGCAGGTGTTGGGGTCGATAATGTCGATCTGGTCGCTGCCACACGCCAGGGGATTGTCGTTTCAAATACTCCCGATGGGAACACGCTCAGCACAGCGGAACAGACGATTGCGATGATGATGGGGCTGTGCCGCAATATCGGTCCTGCCTCGCAATCGATGAGGGAAGGTCGCTGGGACCGAAAACTCTTCACTGGGACTCAGCTGGCTGGCAAGACTGTCGGCGTGATCGGACTCGGCCGAATTGGGCTGGCCGTCGCCAGACGTTGCAACGGGCTGGAAATGAACGTGCTCGGCTACGATCCATTCCTGAGTGAAGATCGCGCTGCCGAGCAGAAAATCGAACTCTACCGAGACATCGACGAATTGCTCGTGAAATGTGATCTGGTCACAGTGCACACGCCTCTCACGGACGAGACTCGTGGGCTGATCAACTCCGAACGTCTGAAGAAAATGAAAAAAGGAGTGCGGTTGGTCAACTGTGCTCGTGGCGGAATTATCGACGAAGAAGCCCTTCTCGAAGGCCTCGAATCTGGTCAAGTGGGCGGAGCTGCCCTCGATGTCTACGTGACTGAGAAAGCAGGCGCGAACGACAAGCTCGCGAGCTATCCCAACGTGCTGTGTACTCCGCACCTCGGAGCGTCGACAGAAGAAGCACAGGAACAGGTCGCGGTTGAAGCAGCCGAAATTGTCTGCAACTTCCTGACGCGAAACGAAATCCGCTCCGCCGTGAACATGGTCCCAATCTCCGGGAAAGAACTCGAAGCTGCCAAAGCTTATCTCGATCTCGCTTATCGATTGGGCTTAATGCTGGCTCAGCTGGCAGGATCGGAAGGAATCAAAGGGGCTGAACTTCAGTATCGCGGCGAAGTCACCTCGCAGCCCGTCAAACTGATCACGAGTGCATTCACATCCGGACTGCTCTCAGCTGCACTGGATGATACTGTCAGCATTGTGAACTCCGATGTGACAGCCAAGGACCGCGGAATCGCCATTTCGCAAACCTCGACTTCGGAAACAGGCGCATTCGCCACGATGATCGCCGCGACCGTTCGTACGGACCAACGAGAAATCACCGCAGGCGGCACAACATTCGGAAACGATTTCCTGCGTCTGGTGAAGTTGAACGACTATCAGCTCGACGCATATCTCGACGGGTTGATGCTGATTTATCGCCATAAAGACGTTCCAGGTTTGATCGGAGCGATTGGCACAACCTTCGGCAAGCATCAGGTGAATATCTCTCACATGGCACTTGGCCGTGAGAAGAATGAACCCGGTGGAGAAGCGGTCGCTGTTCTGAATCTTGACAATGCTCCCTCTGAAGAAGCGCTTCAGGAAGTCCAGTCGCACCCCGACGTGACCGGAGTTCAACTGGTCAATCTCCCACCGGCCAAAGCTCCGTTGCCATGGCTGGGTCTGTAG
- a CDS encoding radical SAM protein, with translation MANPRSVRQHRSHPRQYEQNRFVYPVLSRRSKGISIGVNLNPDKVCNFDCIYCQVDRRSESVTQFVEFEQLFDELAGMLEFVSSGEIFTDPRFADVPAEFQRLNDIAFSGDGEPTTYRNFDEIIERAAQLKASLGLDAVKMVLITNASMFHRPVVQRGLKLLDENQGEIWAKLDAGTSEYFQLVDRTKIRFQQVLDNILEASRVRPLVIQSLFMRVHGEPPTSEEIEAYIDRLENVLESGGQLSLIQVYTVARQPAESFVAPLLDEEVDTIAERVRTRTGLAVESYYS, from the coding sequence ATGGCGAATCCCCGATCTGTTCGACAGCACCGATCGCATCCGCGACAATACGAACAGAACCGGTTCGTCTATCCGGTCCTGTCTCGACGCAGCAAGGGGATCTCAATCGGAGTGAATCTGAACCCTGACAAAGTATGCAACTTCGATTGCATCTACTGTCAGGTCGATCGACGATCAGAGTCGGTTACTCAGTTCGTTGAGTTCGAACAACTCTTCGATGAACTCGCAGGGATGCTGGAGTTTGTTTCGTCGGGCGAAATCTTCACCGACCCGCGATTCGCAGATGTTCCAGCTGAGTTCCAACGACTCAACGATATCGCTTTCTCTGGCGACGGAGAGCCAACAACCTATCGCAACTTCGATGAAATCATCGAACGAGCTGCTCAGCTGAAAGCGTCTCTTGGGCTCGATGCTGTCAAAATGGTGCTGATCACTAACGCCAGCATGTTTCATCGCCCGGTCGTTCAGCGTGGTCTGAAGCTGCTGGATGAGAACCAGGGTGAAATCTGGGCGAAGCTCGACGCTGGAACAAGCGAGTACTTTCAGCTTGTCGATCGCACGAAGATCCGTTTTCAGCAGGTGCTTGACAACATCCTGGAAGCTTCTCGAGTCCGTCCGCTTGTGATCCAAAGTCTCTTCATGCGAGTGCATGGTGAGCCACCGACATCAGAAGAAATCGAGGCTTACATCGATCGACTCGAGAACGTTCTCGAATCCGGTGGACAGCTCAGCCTCATTCAGGTCTACACGGTCGCCCGCCAGCCTGCAGAAAGCTTTGTTGCACCGCTGCTTGATGAAGAAGTCGATACAATTGCCGAGCGTGTGAGAACGCGGACAGGTCTGGCAGTCGAGTCGTATTACAGTTGA
- a CDS encoding beta-ketoacyl-ACP synthase III: protein MATIAEKDYAKPTPGNDKTLFTRRTSSLLGVQIVACGSYLPDQVVTNEQLDERYGCDPNWIVQRTGIRERRHCPDGMATSDMCIEASRQAIRTSGIDPQQIDLLVCGTFTPDYHCPSTACLVQDQLGLDCPAFDTAAACAGFMYALVTAAQFVATGNARYALAVGGDLNSRIVNPKDQRTFPLFGDGAGAVLITRGTPHQGLVCYQLGSDGSGGPLLDRPAGGTKVPMTPEGLVAGEHFLRMDGRSVFKWAVRMLVDTIELVLSKSGMTVHDISQFVLHQANIRIINAAAEQLGIPQEKLFVNLDRYGNTSGGSIPIALDEAVRSGRIQSGDAVLMCGFGGGLTWGTGVFRW, encoded by the coding sequence GTGGCGACCATAGCAGAAAAGGATTATGCGAAACCCACGCCGGGGAATGACAAGACATTGTTTACTCGACGTACGAGTTCGCTTCTCGGTGTTCAAATTGTCGCCTGTGGCTCCTACTTGCCCGATCAAGTTGTGACAAACGAACAGCTTGATGAACGCTATGGGTGTGACCCGAACTGGATTGTCCAGCGAACGGGCATTCGTGAACGCCGCCATTGTCCCGATGGAATGGCGACCAGCGACATGTGCATTGAAGCCTCACGACAGGCGATTCGCACTTCTGGAATCGACCCTCAACAAATTGACCTGCTGGTCTGTGGAACATTCACACCAGACTATCATTGCCCGTCGACGGCTTGCCTGGTTCAGGATCAGTTGGGCTTGGACTGCCCTGCTTTCGACACAGCTGCTGCCTGTGCTGGCTTTATGTATGCACTTGTCACGGCAGCACAATTCGTCGCGACCGGAAACGCTCGATACGCACTCGCTGTCGGTGGCGACCTGAACAGCCGAATCGTGAACCCCAAAGACCAGCGGACGTTCCCACTCTTTGGTGATGGGGCAGGCGCTGTCCTGATCACGAGAGGAACTCCACATCAGGGATTGGTCTGCTATCAGCTCGGATCCGATGGAAGCGGCGGTCCGCTACTGGATCGACCAGCTGGTGGAACAAAGGTTCCGATGACTCCTGAAGGACTCGTCGCTGGCGAACACTTCCTTCGAATGGACGGTCGCAGCGTCTTCAAATGGGCAGTTCGCATGCTGGTCGATACGATTGAACTCGTGCTCAGCAAGAGCGGCATGACGGTCCACGACATCTCTCAATTCGTCTTACATCAGGCGAACATCCGAATCATCAACGCAGCAGCTGAACAGCTCGGCATTCCGCAGGAAAAGTTGTTCGTCAACTTGGATCGATACGGCAACACCTCTGGTGGATCGATTCCAATTGCTCTTGATGAAGCTGTCCGCTCTGGACGAATTCAGTCAGGCGATGCAGTCTTGATGTGCGGCTTCGGTGGTGGACTGACCTGGGGAACCGGAGTCTTTCGCTGGTAA
- a CDS encoding OsmC family protein yields the protein MSPDELRQLQAPWKEKFRLSSDAAQATLSAKGVVDVEHVACRIHESEPHTRTAGLHPMAGGDGTAACAAEMLLEALVGCAGVTFAAVSTAMGLTIEDAQLFVEGDVDFRGTLGIDRSVPVGFTDVRIQFVIKSDAPDETLAKAVELAERYCVVAQTLKSVQSSWKRS from the coding sequence TTGAGTCCCGACGAACTTCGACAGCTTCAAGCTCCATGGAAGGAGAAATTTCGATTGAGTTCCGACGCAGCCCAAGCGACACTTTCAGCGAAGGGTGTTGTCGATGTTGAACACGTCGCTTGTCGAATTCATGAGAGCGAACCTCATACGCGAACGGCAGGTCTTCACCCGATGGCAGGCGGAGACGGAACCGCTGCCTGTGCGGCTGAGATGCTGTTGGAAGCCCTCGTCGGTTGTGCAGGTGTGACCTTCGCAGCTGTCAGTACCGCGATGGGTCTGACAATTGAAGACGCGCAACTGTTCGTCGAAGGAGATGTCGACTTTCGCGGCACGCTGGGAATCGATCGGTCCGTGCCGGTTGGATTCACTGACGTCAGAATTCAATTCGTTATCAAATCCGACGCTCCCGATGAGACGCTTGCGAAAGCGGTCGAGTTGGCCGAGCGGTATTGCGTTGTGGCACAAACGCTGAAGTCGGTTCAGTCGAGCTGGAAAAGAAGCTGA